From one Polyangia bacterium genomic stretch:
- a CDS encoding bifunctional methionine sulfoxide reductase B/A protein, with amino-acid sequence MTISKKTYSKPADADLRRRLTPLQYEVTQHEATEPPFRNTFWNNHDQGLYVDVVTGEPMFSSLDKFESGTGWPSFTRPVEPGRVEEKTDRSLGMARTEVTSKGGGSHLGHVFDDGPAPSGLRYCINSAALRFVPVARLQAEGYGEYAALFAGAASTGGASAAATDNACARPGAGDKPGCQPTLETAVLAGGCFWGMEEIIRQIPGVIETEVGYTGGKTAAPTYSDVHTGSTGHAESVRIVFDPKKLTYADLLEKWFFRMHDPTTLNRQGNDVGSQYRSAIFVTSPEQRKIAEEVKARVERSGKWKHPIVTQIVDEGTFTRAEDYHQKYLQNNPGGYTCHFLRN; translated from the coding sequence ATGACCATTTCGAAGAAGACGTATTCCAAGCCCGCCGATGCGGACCTTCGGCGCCGGCTGACGCCGCTGCAGTACGAAGTCACGCAGCACGAGGCCACCGAGCCGCCGTTTCGCAACACCTTCTGGAACAACCACGACCAAGGCCTCTACGTCGACGTCGTCACCGGCGAGCCGATGTTCAGCTCGCTGGACAAGTTTGAATCGGGCACCGGCTGGCCCAGCTTCACCAGGCCAGTCGAACCGGGTCGGGTGGAAGAAAAAACCGATCGCAGTCTGGGCATGGCCCGGACCGAAGTGACGTCGAAAGGGGGCGGGTCGCACCTTGGCCACGTCTTCGACGACGGGCCGGCGCCCAGCGGCCTGCGCTATTGCATCAACTCGGCGGCGCTGCGGTTCGTGCCGGTGGCCCGGCTGCAGGCGGAAGGCTATGGCGAATACGCCGCGCTTTTTGCCGGAGCCGCCAGCACCGGTGGCGCATCGGCGGCCGCCACCGACAACGCCTGCGCGCGTCCGGGCGCGGGCGACAAACCGGGCTGTCAGCCGACGCTGGAAACCGCCGTGCTGGCGGGCGGCTGCTTTTGGGGCATGGAAGAGATCATCCGCCAGATTCCCGGCGTCATCGAGACCGAGGTCGGTTACACCGGCGGAAAGACCGCGGCCCCGACGTACAGCGACGTGCACACCGGCTCGACCGGGCACGCCGAATCGGTGCGGATCGTCTTTGATCCGAAGAAGCTCACCTACGCCGACCTGCTGGAGAAGTGGTTCTTTCGCATGCACGACCCGACCACGCTGAACCGGCAAGGCAACGACGTGGGTTCGCAGTATCGCTCGGCGATCTTCGTGACCTCCCCCGAGCAACGCAAGATCGCCGAAGAGGTCAAGGCGCGCGTCGAAAGGTCCGGAAAGTGGAAGCACCCCATCGTTACGCAGATCGTCGATGAAGGAACGTTCACCCGCGCCGAGGACTATCACCAAAAATATCTGCAGAACAACCCGGGCGGTTACACCTGTCATTTCCTGCGCAACTGA
- a CDS encoding VWA domain-containing protein yields the protein MSDARRPLVLLSLGTALAIVGAGCVGLRLQLVDASVRRPSNVAVYFTVDTNRGEPVAELTPQDFRIYEDGQPVSILESKQTILQPEVAAIHYTLLLVDMSGSVVDSGDMPALIQAASSFGDRVGPYQKVAVYTFDGSPHLSALVGFGGNIRAGINALATRRPRDPSTNLNGAVIEAVRVLDQQMERAPVPLRFGTLVVFTDGTDRAHRASPEDVAHALDGAGFETYVIGVGQEVDRGQLQQIGRSGTFASQNRADVQKGFDEVGARIEASSKRYYLLSYCSPSRAGVHDVDVEAHARGTTGHLQYRFDANGFGPTCDPNQKPTFDVRHPRAVPPDRVAPQAAPRSSPQADERGSGWQPKR from the coding sequence ATGAGCGATGCGCGTCGGCCGTTGGTGTTGCTGAGTCTCGGTACCGCGCTGGCCATCGTCGGCGCTGGCTGCGTCGGTCTGCGGTTGCAGTTGGTGGACGCATCGGTGCGGCGGCCGTCCAACGTGGCGGTGTACTTCACTGTCGACACCAATCGCGGCGAGCCGGTCGCTGAACTGACGCCGCAGGATTTCCGCATCTACGAAGACGGCCAGCCGGTCTCGATCCTGGAGAGCAAGCAAACCATCCTGCAGCCCGAGGTGGCGGCCATCCACTACACGCTGCTTCTGGTGGACATGAGCGGCAGCGTCGTTGATTCGGGCGACATGCCAGCGCTGATTCAGGCCGCGTCGTCGTTTGGTGATCGCGTGGGGCCCTATCAAAAGGTCGCCGTCTACACCTTCGACGGCAGCCCGCACCTGTCGGCGCTGGTCGGGTTCGGCGGGAACATCAGGGCCGGGATCAACGCGCTGGCCACGCGGCGCCCGCGCGATCCGTCCACCAACCTCAACGGCGCGGTGATCGAAGCGGTGCGAGTCCTCGATCAGCAAATGGAACGCGCGCCGGTGCCGCTGCGCTTTGGAACCTTGGTGGTGTTCACCGACGGCACTGACCGCGCGCACCGGGCCAGCCCCGAGGACGTGGCCCACGCGCTGGACGGCGCCGGCTTCGAGACCTACGTCATCGGCGTCGGGCAGGAAGTGGATCGCGGACAATTGCAGCAAATCGGTCGATCGGGGACGTTTGCCTCGCAGAACCGCGCCGATGTCCAGAAGGGATTCGACGAGGTCGGAGCCCGAATCGAAGCGTCGTCGAAACGATATTACTTGCTGTCTTACTGTTCGCCGTCGCGCGCCGGGGTGCACGACGTCGACGTCGAAGCGCACGCCCGCGGCACCACCGGCCATTTGCAGTATCGATTCGATGCCAATGGCTTCGGCCCCACCTGCGATCCGAATCAAAAGCCCACCTTCGATGTGCGCCACCCCAGGGCGGTACCGCCCGATCGGGTGGCCCCACAGGCCGCGCCACGTTCCTCGCCGCAGGCCGACGAGCGCGGCTCTGGCTGGCAACCGAAACGCTAG
- a CDS encoding squalene/phytoene synthase family protein, producing the protein MESSVETFLPVGGDASAPSLQTLLQKTSRTFALTIPLLPEPLRTEISVAYLLFRIVDTFEDATRWDGPRRAHTLNEFVGLIERDGQSTALQEMTEQWLRDPPVDHAGYRELLAATPRVLDWCRALQPAAREQLLTHVARCARGMADVVLRADGQGSLALVTLQDLRDYCYIVAGIVGEMLTELFILQCPSLTAVGEGLRARAVEFGEGLQLVNILKDAGSDATEGRVYLPRQVSLAEVFTLARADLRRAVEYTELLRAAGGARGLVAFNALNTRLAIATLHVVRTAKTPGAKLSRPQVLALTAEVMRAVETGAPLFPESP; encoded by the coding sequence ATGGAATCAAGCGTGGAAACTTTTCTGCCCGTCGGGGGCGATGCCTCCGCCCCCAGCTTGCAAACCTTGCTGCAGAAGACCAGCCGCACATTCGCCCTGACCATCCCGCTTTTGCCCGAGCCGCTGCGGACCGAGATCAGCGTCGCCTATCTTCTGTTCCGCATCGTAGACACCTTCGAAGACGCCACCCGTTGGGACGGCCCGCGGCGCGCCCACACGTTGAACGAATTCGTTGGCCTGATCGAACGCGACGGTCAGTCGACCGCCCTGCAAGAGATGACGGAGCAGTGGCTGCGCGACCCGCCGGTTGACCACGCCGGCTACCGCGAGCTGCTGGCGGCGACGCCGCGGGTGCTGGATTGGTGCCGCGCGCTGCAGCCGGCCGCCCGCGAGCAGTTGCTGACCCACGTCGCTCGCTGCGCGCGCGGGATGGCCGACGTGGTTCTTCGCGCCGACGGGCAGGGGAGCTTGGCTCTGGTGACGCTGCAGGATCTGCGCGATTACTGCTACATCGTGGCGGGAATCGTCGGCGAGATGCTCACCGAGCTGTTCATCTTGCAGTGCCCGTCGTTGACCGCCGTCGGCGAAGGTTTGCGGGCGCGAGCGGTGGAATTCGGCGAGGGCTTGCAGCTGGTGAACATCCTCAAGGACGCCGGCTCCGACGCCACCGAAGGCCGCGTCTACCTGCCGCGCCAGGTGTCGCTGGCCGAGGTGTTCACTCTGGCGCGCGCCGACCTGCGCCGCGCCGTCGAATACACCGAACTTTTGCGCGCCGCGGGTGGCGCCCGCGGGCTGGTGGCGTTCAACGCGCTCAACACCCGGCTGGCCATCGCCACCCTGCACGTGGTGCGCACCGCGAAGACACCCGGGGCGAAGCTGTCGCGCCCGCAGGTGCTGGCGCTGACCGCCGAGGTGATGCGCGCGGTGGAGACCGGCGCCCCGCTGTTCCCGGAGTCGCCCTGA
- the shc gene encoding squalene--hopene cyclase: MIAPAPAPDAQPIGQAIEAAQRWLLARQDAAGFWCAELEGDTTLESYIILLEAFFGRRGSEKSQAVAHAIREEALPDGGWPQYPEGPADISVSVLSYFALKLVGDPALAPHMQQARAAILRLGGAARANSYTKYHLAFFGQYPWADVPAIPPEMVFLPGKGPFTVYDMSSWSRTIFVPLAILYAAKPTIAVPAACGVAELFAPAENAPYTRGGETLLKKAFFGVDRLLKGFERLPGAGALRRLAVSRAAAWMIERLEDSDGLSAILPAMANATMALKVLGYGDDHPLLKEQLGYLDGLLLGEAATGTRRMQPCLSPVWDTVLSSHALGQAGLGPRHPALQRAATWLLTKQTRRPGDWSGRNSAPPGGWYFEHRNEFYPDVDDTCMALMVLRHARAEGPTAATQNAAVERGLTWMLGMQNSDGGWASFDRDNDKRWLTEVPFADHNAMIDPSTADITGRVLESLSAFPGYTAAHPVVARALAFLRRDQNSDGAWYGRWGVNYLYGTWQVLRGVACIGEDLQAPYVGRAVRWLLAHQNSDGGWGETIASYDDPSKRGVGPSTPSQTAWALMGLLAAESADAPAVVRGVQWLLDAQTSDGTWPQANWTGTGFPKVFYLNYHYYRHYFPLMALGQYARARQIALPSST, from the coding sequence GTGATCGCCCCCGCGCCGGCGCCGGATGCGCAGCCCATCGGGCAGGCGATCGAGGCGGCGCAACGGTGGCTGCTGGCCCGCCAGGATGCCGCCGGCTTCTGGTGCGCCGAGCTGGAAGGCGACACCACCCTGGAAAGCTACATCATCCTGCTAGAGGCCTTCTTCGGCCGGCGCGGCAGCGAGAAATCCCAAGCGGTCGCGCACGCAATCCGCGAAGAAGCCCTCCCCGACGGCGGCTGGCCGCAATATCCGGAAGGGCCCGCCGACATCTCGGTGTCCGTGCTCAGCTATTTCGCTTTGAAGCTGGTCGGCGACCCGGCCCTTGCGCCGCACATGCAGCAGGCGCGTGCCGCCATCTTGCGCCTGGGCGGCGCCGCGCGCGCCAACAGCTACACGAAATATCACCTGGCCTTCTTCGGCCAGTATCCATGGGCCGACGTGCCGGCCATCCCGCCCGAGATGGTGTTCTTGCCCGGCAAAGGGCCGTTCACCGTTTACGACATGTCCAGCTGGTCGCGCACCATTTTCGTGCCGCTGGCCATCCTGTACGCCGCAAAACCCACCATTGCCGTTCCCGCCGCCTGCGGCGTCGCCGAGCTGTTCGCCCCGGCGGAAAACGCGCCGTACACAAGAGGCGGCGAAACGCTGCTGAAAAAAGCCTTCTTCGGCGTCGATCGCCTGCTGAAAGGATTTGAACGCCTGCCGGGCGCGGGCGCCTTGCGACGGCTGGCGGTCAGTCGCGCCGCCGCCTGGATGATCGAGCGGCTGGAAGACTCCGATGGTCTGTCGGCGATCTTGCCGGCCATGGCGAACGCCACCATGGCGCTGAAGGTCCTGGGGTACGGCGACGATCATCCGTTGCTGAAGGAACAGCTCGGATATCTTGACGGGCTTTTGCTGGGCGAGGCCGCGACCGGAACGCGGCGCATGCAGCCGTGCTTGTCGCCGGTCTGGGACACGGTGCTTTCCAGCCACGCCCTTGGTCAGGCAGGCCTGGGCCCGCGGCACCCGGCGCTGCAACGGGCGGCGACGTGGCTTTTGACCAAGCAAACCCGCCGGCCCGGCGACTGGTCAGGGCGCAACAGCGCACCGCCCGGCGGCTGGTACTTCGAACACCGCAACGAATTTTATCCCGACGTCGACGACACCTGCATGGCCCTGATGGTGTTGCGCCACGCGCGCGCCGAAGGGCCGACGGCGGCGACGCAGAACGCGGCGGTCGAACGGGGCCTCACCTGGATGTTGGGCATGCAAAACAGCGACGGCGGGTGGGCCAGCTTCGATCGCGACAACGACAAGCGCTGGCTGACCGAGGTCCCCTTCGCCGATCACAACGCCATGATCGATCCCAGCACCGCCGACATCACCGGCCGCGTCCTGGAATCGTTGAGCGCCTTCCCCGGCTACACCGCAGCGCACCCGGTGGTGGCGCGCGCGCTGGCCTTCCTTCGCCGCGATCAGAACAGCGACGGCGCCTGGTACGGCCGCTGGGGCGTCAACTATCTTTACGGCACCTGGCAGGTCCTGCGCGGCGTCGCCTGCATCGGCGAGGATCTTCAGGCGCCATACGTCGGCCGCGCCGTCCGTTGGTTGCTGGCGCATCAAAACTCTGACGGCGGCTGGGGAGAGACCATCGCCAGCTACGACGATCCGTCAAAGCGCGGCGTCGGCCCGTCCACGCCCAGCCAGACCGCCTGGGCGCTGATGGGTCTTCTGGCCGCCGAGTCCGCCGACGCGCCGGCGGTCGTGCGCGGCGTGCAGTGGCTGCTGGATGCGCAAACCAGCGACGGGACCTGGCCGCAGGCGAACTGGACCGGGACCGGTTTTCCCAAGGTCTTCTATCTCAACTATCACTATTACCGGCACTACTTCCCGCTGATGGCGTTGGGTCAGTACGCCCGCGCCCGCCAGATCGCCTTGCCGTCGTCAACGTAG
- the hpnH gene encoding adenosyl-hopene transferase HpnH: protein MRFPLHITTDMVGYQLKQAMRGNTRYPFVLMLEPLYTCNLACIGCSTERHTGKLADRLPVETCLKAVDDCGAPSVSICGGEPTLYPELAELVGGIIARKRHIYLCTNGLVLDSKVFGKIAPHKRLTINVHLDGMRKTHDEVCARDGVFDKAVEMIREAKRLGYHVMTNTTVFKHTSIEEIEELCAFLTQLGVDGLLLSPGYHYESVSTDIFPTRQEIQKKFQRVLELSRRFPLNSTPMYLEFAAGLREYDCSPWSTVTFTPRGWKGPCYLIGETFTADWNEFWTKTNWAYWESRKDDKCQNCAMHSGFEASAVRQLSKSPRDMLRMAAWNFMG from the coding sequence ATGCGATTCCCGTTGCATATCACGACAGACATGGTCGGGTACCAGTTGAAGCAGGCGATGCGGGGCAACACCCGTTATCCGTTCGTGCTGATGCTGGAGCCGCTTTACACCTGCAATCTGGCTTGCATCGGTTGCTCCACTGAACGGCACACCGGAAAGCTGGCGGATCGTTTGCCGGTCGAGACGTGTCTGAAGGCGGTCGACGACTGCGGCGCGCCCTCGGTCTCGATCTGCGGCGGCGAGCCCACGCTGTATCCGGAGCTGGCCGAGCTGGTGGGCGGCATCATCGCCCGCAAGCGCCACATCTATTTGTGCACGAACGGACTGGTGCTGGACAGCAAGGTGTTCGGCAAGATCGCTCCGCACAAACGCCTGACCATCAACGTTCACCTGGACGGCATGCGTAAGACCCACGACGAGGTCTGTGCGCGCGACGGCGTGTTCGACAAGGCGGTGGAGATGATCCGGGAAGCCAAACGCCTCGGCTATCACGTCATGACCAACACCACCGTCTTCAAGCACACGTCGATCGAGGAAATCGAAGAGCTGTGCGCGTTCTTGACCCAGCTGGGCGTGGACGGCCTGCTGCTGTCGCCCGGGTATCACTATGAATCGGTGTCGACGGACATCTTCCCCACCCGGCAAGAGATCCAGAAAAAATTCCAGCGCGTACTGGAGCTGTCCAGGCGGTTTCCGCTCAACTCGACGCCGATGTACCTCGAGTTCGCCGCCGGCCTGCGCGAATACGACTGCTCGCCCTGGAGCACGGTGACCTTCACGCCGCGCGGCTGGAAAGGACCTTGTTACCTCATCGGCGAGACCTTCACCGCCGACTGGAACGAGTTCTGGACCAAGACCAACTGGGCGTACTGGGAATCGCGCAAGGATGACAAGTGTCAGAACTGCGCCATGCACTCGGGCTTTGAGGCCTCGGCCGTTCGTCAGCTATCGAAAAGCCCGCGCGACATGCTGCGCATGGCTGCCTGGAATTTCATGGGCTAG
- a CDS encoding aspartate aminotransferase family protein — protein sequence MPFDLGKELAERAGESFSLHEKYLNPQMVRVLKTIGFDRHYTRAEGAYLFDKTGARYLDLLSGFGVFAVGRNHPVIKKALGDVLAADLPNLVQMDVSLLAGLLAERLLSHMPGQETVFFCNSGTEAVEAAIKLARAATRKDNLIFCDHAFHGLTMGALSLNGDAAFRDGFGALLAGATRVPWNDLDALAAALAGNDVAAFFVEPIQGKGVNLPEPGYLREAAKLCRKHGALFVADEVQTGLGRTGKFLACEHEDVDADLVLLAKALSGGYAPVGAVAGKKWIFERTFNRMDRAVVHGSTFAKNNLSMAAGLATLAVLEDERLIENAAVRGESLRQRLGALVDKYELLKEVRGRGLMLALEFGAPRSFALRAAWSLLEKATKGLFCQSVIIPLFTRHRILSQVAGHDMYVIKLLPPLCLSAADEDWIVSAFDDVIGECHKVPSSVWDLATTLAGNALKTKAGQ from the coding sequence ATGCCCTTCGATCTCGGCAAGGAGCTGGCCGAGCGAGCGGGCGAGAGTTTTTCGCTGCACGAAAAATATTTGAACCCGCAGATGGTGCGGGTGTTGAAGACGATCGGATTCGATCGCCATTACACCCGGGCCGAAGGGGCGTACCTGTTCGACAAGACCGGCGCCCGCTATCTGGATCTGCTGTCCGGGTTCGGCGTGTTCGCGGTGGGCCGCAACCACCCGGTGATCAAGAAGGCGCTGGGCGATGTGCTGGCCGCCGATCTGCCGAACCTGGTGCAGATGGACGTGTCGCTGCTGGCTGGTCTTCTGGCCGAGCGGCTGCTGTCGCACATGCCGGGGCAAGAGACGGTCTTCTTCTGTAATTCAGGCACCGAGGCGGTCGAGGCGGCGATCAAGCTGGCCCGCGCCGCCACCCGCAAGGACAACCTGATCTTCTGCGACCACGCTTTTCACGGGCTGACCATGGGCGCGCTTTCTTTGAACGGCGACGCTGCATTTCGCGACGGGTTCGGCGCGTTGCTGGCGGGCGCGACGCGCGTGCCGTGGAATGATCTCGACGCGCTGGCGGCGGCGCTGGCCGGCAACGACGTGGCGGCGTTCTTCGTCGAACCGATCCAGGGCAAGGGCGTGAACCTGCCCGAGCCCGGTTACCTGCGCGAGGCGGCCAAGCTGTGCCGCAAGCACGGCGCGCTGTTCGTCGCCGACGAGGTGCAGACGGGGTTGGGCCGCACCGGAAAGTTTCTGGCCTGCGAGCACGAAGACGTCGACGCCGATCTGGTGTTGCTGGCCAAGGCGCTGTCGGGCGGTTACGCGCCGGTGGGCGCGGTGGCCGGCAAGAAGTGGATCTTCGAACGCACCTTCAACCGCATGGACCGCGCCGTGGTGCACGGCTCGACCTTCGCCAAGAACAACCTGTCCATGGCCGCCGGCCTGGCCACGCTGGCGGTGCTGGAAGACGAACGGTTGATCGAAAACGCCGCCGTTCGCGGCGAAAGCCTGCGCCAGCGCCTGGGCGCGCTGGTCGACAAATACGAACTTTTGAAGGAGGTGCGCGGTCGCGGCCTGATGCTGGCGCTGGAGTTCGGCGCCCCACGATCATTCGCCTTGCGCGCCGCCTGGTCACTGCTGGAGAAGGCCACCAAGGGGCTTTTCTGCCAGTCGGTGATCATTCCGCTGTTCACCCGCCACCGCATCTTGTCGCAGGTCGCCGGCCACGACATGTACGTGATCAAGCTGCTGCCGCCGCTTTGTCTTTCAGCCGCCGACGAAGATTGGATCGTCAGCGCCTTTGATGACGTCATCGGCGAGTGCCACAAGGTGCCGAGCTCGGTGTGGGATCTGGCGACCACGCTGGCGGGCAACGCGCTGAAGACCAAGGCCGGACAGTAG
- a CDS encoding DUF5670 family protein, producing the protein MFIILAIILGVAWLLGFTVFHVASAGIHLLIFLAIASLVVHFVRAARRSTS; encoded by the coding sequence ATGTTCATCATTCTCGCGATCATTCTGGGAGTCGCCTGGCTGCTGGGCTTCACGGTCTTTCACGTGGCCTCGGCCGGCATCCACTTGCTGATTTTCCTCGCCATCGCGAGCTTGGTCGTGCACTTCGTGCGCGCGGCCCGGCGCAGCACCAGCTGA
- a CDS encoding GNAT family N-acetyltransferase: MAAFSIRPAVPGDQQALFGLIRALARFERLEEAVTGSAEELGQHLFGAAAAGGRPLAEGLLAEVAGAPVGFALFFTNYSTFLTRPGIYLEDLFVLEDHRRQGVGQALLAEVRRIAEARGAGRLEWTVLDWNADAIAFYRRIGADVLPDWRLCRVRLR; the protein is encoded by the coding sequence ATGGCGGCGTTTTCGATCCGGCCAGCGGTGCCAGGCGACCAGCAGGCTTTGTTTGGTCTCATCCGCGCGTTGGCCCGGTTCGAACGTTTGGAAGAGGCGGTCACCGGCAGCGCTGAAGAACTGGGCCAGCACCTGTTCGGTGCCGCCGCCGCTGGCGGGCGACCGCTGGCAGAAGGGTTGCTGGCCGAGGTGGCCGGCGCGCCAGTCGGGTTCGCGCTATTTTTCACCAATTATTCGACCTTCCTGACCCGGCCAGGGATCTACCTGGAAGACCTGTTCGTGCTGGAGGACCACCGCCGACAAGGCGTGGGCCAGGCGCTGCTGGCCGAGGTCCGCCGCATCGCCGAGGCGCGCGGGGCCGGGCGCCTCGAGTGGACGGTGCTGGACTGGAACGCCGACGCCATCGCTTTTTATCGCCGCATCGGCGCTGACGTCCTTCCCGACTGGCGTCTTTGCCGCGTGCGCCTGCGCTGA